A single region of the Vicia villosa cultivar HV-30 ecotype Madison, WI linkage group LG4, Vvil1.0, whole genome shotgun sequence genome encodes:
- the LOC131599874 gene encoding uncharacterized protein LOC131599874 has protein sequence MKKLYHKATVHPTPPVITDQLSFLPATILTLAAALSTDDREVLAYLIYCSSAASPTGNAKRSTVRNTDHATLFNCSCFRCYTSYWVRWDESPNRELIHEIIDAFEEWLAQSSKGGKKGKGKKEKRNKKGFGGKRSGPGCSGELNRSVVNELAEMESVGESSNSSSSSGGGGESGERVVVVVGGGGGEDEEKGSVRKFVSFIGERIWGVWG, from the coding sequence ATGAAGAAGCTCTACCATAAAGCGACGGTTCATCCAACCCCACCGGTCATCACCGACCAACTCTCCTTCCTTCCGGCGACCATCCTCACCCTCGCTGCTGCTCTCTCAACGGACGACAGAGAAGTCTTGGCTTACCTCATCTACTGCTCCTCCGCTGCAAGCCCTACCGGAAACGCTAAACGGAGCACCGTCAGAAACACCGATCATGCTACTCTCTTTAACTGTAGCTGTTTCAGGTGCTATACGAGTTACTGGGTCAGATGGGACGAGTCGCCGAACCGTGAACTCATACATGAAATCATCGATGCTTTTGAGGAGTGGTTGGCTCAGAGTAGTAAAGGTGGGAAGAAAGGGAAAGGGAAGAAAGAGAAGAGGAACAAGAAAGGGTTTGGGGGTAAGCGGTCTGGACCTGGTTGCTCCGGTGAGTTGAATCGGTCTGTGGTGAACGAGTTGGCTGAGATGGAATCGGTGGGGGAAAGTAGTAATAGTAGTAGTAgcagtggtggtggtggtgaaagTGGTGAAagggtggtggttgttgttggtggtggtggtggtgaagatgaagagaaaggGTCGGTGAGAAAATTTGTGAGTTTCATTGGAGAAAGGATTTGGGGTGTTTGGGGATAG
- the LOC131598024 gene encoding uncharacterized protein LOC131598024 — translation MTWYKSLPDESITSWRVLGKLFSRHFTASRRHPKSEASLEAIIQGKDESLRAYIERFNKEVVQVSTTAHMKKFSLERGLRPRSDFAKAVGIETPATLDEFFLKAQAYIQYEEKEAAHAVRNSRHEESSKNARQDESRRGTDKKKDDKTQDLEDYKAPVGKFREYTPLNTLRERILNECANAEFQTGKVQFPKSLPARPNVDKSKFCRFHKAHGHNTEDCIHLKDDIEILIREGHLKQYAKKQEAAREAKPVTEEKPAEDTPAMQVAMSITRPEDFYLPDWANAATTYSSHSTWERFPSAMVISGGGFSKLTIGSVKRKFDKLISASANIASTSDHAKGSPSSISFYKEEFLGGAPNATIPLLIQARMANFDVRRILVDQGSSMDIMYSQLFKTLQLNDSHLTPYVGSDLQGFNGTVTKPWGFVELIVSIGSAETTRAVKVQFLVIDCPSIYQCILGRPTLAELIAVPSIVHLKLKYYTTKGQVATFHGDIEAARRCFEASAKGLSAIKTPAQEKTTTNATSETNKSMPRIDTIDLDSRFLGEPEQSINSGASEGILRQIPDGDFKLVALGEDPTRGVKIGSDLPDLAKRQLKACLRENADLFAWSAAEMPGLDPEVACHHLTNDPTCKAVAQRRRK, via the coding sequence ATGACTTGGTATAAAAGTTTGCCAGACGAGTCCATCACATCATGGAGGGTGCTCGGAAAACTTTTTTCCAGACATTTCACGGCCTCCCGAAGACACCCAAAGTCAGAAGCCTCCTTGGAAGCCATTATCCAAGGAAAGGACGAGTCCCTACGGGCGTACATAGAAAGATTCAATAAAGAAGTCGTACAGGTATCCACCACtgcccatatgaagaagttctcGCTCGAGCGCGGCCTCCGACCACGCTCGGACTTCGCTAAAGCCGTCGGAATTGAAACCCCAGCCACTCTTGACGAATTCTTCCTCAAAGCCCAAGCCTACATACAGTATGAGGAAAAAGAAGCCGCCCACGCCGTCCGCAATTCCAGGCACGAAGAGAGCAGTAAAAATGCACGCCAAGATGAGTCTCGCCGAGGAACTGACAAAAAGAAGGATGATAAAACTCAGGACCTCGAGGACTACAAAGCCCCTGTGGGGAAATTTCGAGAGTACACCCCGCTGAACACTTTGAGGGAGCGCATCTTGAACGAATGCGCAAACGCCGAGTTTCAGACGGGCAAGGTCCAGTTCCCTAAGAGCTTGCCCGCCCGGCCAAACGTGGATAAATCGAAATTCTGCCGTTTCCACAAAGCCCACGGGCACAATACCGAGGATTGCATCCACCTTAAGGATGACATAGAGATATTAATCAGAGAGGGACATCTGAAGCAATATGCGAAGAAGCAGGAGGCCGCTAGAGAAGCTAAGCCAGTCACCGAGGAAAAGCCGGCGGAGGATACGCCcgccatgcaagtggccatgagCATTACCAGGCCGGAAGATTTTTACCTCCCTGACTGGGCCAACGCAGCAACCACTTATTCCTCCCATAGCACATGGGAGAGGTTCCCGTCCGCAATGGTTATATCAGGCGGGGGTTTCAGCAAGCTGACCATCGGATCCGTAAAACGCAAGTTCGACAAGCTAATCTCGGCCAGCGCAAACATAGCCTCGACCTCCGACCATGCCAAAGGCAGTCCCTCCTCAATATCTTTCTATAAAGAAGAGTTTCTCGGAGGAGCACCTAATGCGACCATCCCTCTCCTCATCCAAGCACGGATGGCTAATTTTGACGTGCGACGCATATTGGTCGACCAGGGAAGTTCAatggacatcatgtactcccaattGTTCAAAACGTTGCAGCTGAACGACAGTCACCTTACACCATACGTAGGATCGGACCTACAAGGATTCAATGGCACAGTAACCAAGCCGTGGGGATTCGTGGAACTCATAGTTTCGATCGGGTCGGCAGAGACCACCAGGGCAGTGAAAGTCCAATTTTTGGTCATCGACTGCCCATCAATATACCAGTGCATCCTcggacgccccactctggccgaaTTAATTGCGGTTCCCTCAATCGTACACCTCAAGCTCAAATATTATACGACCAAAGGACAAGTAGCGACATTCCACGGCGACATCGAAGCAGCCAGAAGGTGTTTCGAAGCCTCCGCCAAGGGCCTGAGCGCGATAAAAACACCGGCCCAAGAGAAGACAACAACCAACGCTActtcagaaaccaacaaatctaTGCCCCGCATCGACACTATCGACCTCGACAGTCGTTTTCTGGGAGAACCCGAGCAGAGCATCAACTCAGGCGCATCAGAAGGGATCCTTCGGCAAATTCCAGATGGAGACTTTAAGCTCGTAGCCCTCGGAGAAGATCCGACCAGGGGAGTCAAGATCGGATCAGACCTGCCAGACCTGGCCAAAAGGCAACTCAAAGCTTGCCTCCGTGAGAACGCCGATCTATTCGCCTGGAGCGCTGCAGAAATGCCCGGGCTCGACCCAGAGGTAGCTTGCCATCACCTGACCAATGACCCGACTTGCAAGGCCGTCGCTCAGAGGAGAAGAAAATAG